A region of Pempheris klunzingeri isolate RE-2024b chromosome 15, fPemKlu1.hap1, whole genome shotgun sequence DNA encodes the following proteins:
- the tmie gene encoding transmembrane inner ear expressed protein produces MVGDQPVCPPQLLLRGWGAVLLSQCLSSVFSQIPDPELLPTEPPKKPDPVTSETVVFWGLRLWQVIAIFAMFALAVVITLCCIFKCRIPRTKKEIEARSMQREAAKKYANTLETVPPLNELTEIPGSAKAAETEEVTTVSAKVDADKGEKKTKDKEGKKEGKGAKEGKGDEKDASTKKKGEKGEKRESKKEAGEGKGKKSGEKGDRGEKGEKGGKGGAKGGGKKSQK; encoded by the exons ATGGTTGGGGATCAGCCTGTATGTCCACCTCAGCTCCTACTCCGGGGCTGGGGAGCAGTGCTGCTGTCTCAGTGCTTGTCCTCCGTGTTCTCCCAGATCCCGGATCCTGAG ctTTTACCCACAGAGCCCCCAAAGAAGCCGGACCCTGTCACCTCAGAGACCGTTGTTTTCTGGGGGCTGCGGTTATGGCAGGTCATCGCCATCTTTGCAATGTTTGCTTTAGCAGTTG TCATCACTCTGTGTTGTATATTCAAATGTCGAATCCCGAGAACCAAAAAGGAAATAGAGGCACGGAGCATGCAAAGAGAGGCCGCCAAGAAATACGCCAACACATTAGAGACAGTGCCACCTCTGAATGAGCTGACTGAGATCCCAGGAT ctgcaaaagcagcagaaactgaGGAGGTGACAACGGTCTCAGCAAAAGTGGATGCTGataaaggagagaagaaaaccaAGGACAAGGAAGGCAAGAAAGAAGGCAAGGGTGCCAAAGAGGGGAAAGGAGATGAAAAGGATGCATCAACAAAGAAGAAGGGTGAAAAAGGTGAAAAGAGAGAATCCAAGAAAGAAGCCGGCGAAGGGAAAGGGAAGAAATCTGGAGagaagggagacagaggggaaaaaggagaaaaaggaggtAAAGGAGGGGCAAAAGGGGGAGGCAAGAAATCTCAAAAGTGA